In the genome of Sebastes umbrosus isolate fSebUmb1 chromosome 14, fSebUmb1.pri, whole genome shotgun sequence, one region contains:
- the LOC119502518 gene encoding transcription factor Sox-9-A-like, whose translation MNLLDPYLKMTEEQEKCHSDAPSPSMSEDSVGSPCPSGGSGSGSDTENTRPSNNNHLLLDAEYKKEGDEEKFPVCIRDAVSQVLKGYDWTLVPMPVRVNGSSKSKPHVKRPMNAFMVWAQAARRKLADQYPHLHNAELSKTLGKLWRLLNEGEKRPFVEEAERLRVQHKKDHPDYKYQPRRRKSVKNGQNDPEDGEQTHISPTAIFKALQQADSPASSLGEVHSPGEHSGQSQGPPTPPTTPKTDLPSSKPDLKREGRPMQEGTSRQLGGIDFGAVDIGELSSEVISNMGSFDVDEFDQYLPPHSHAGLTGAGQAGYTSSYGINGSSVSQAANVGAHAWMSKQQQHSLTSLGGGGGGGGGEQGQQGQQRTTQIKTEQLSPSHYNEQQGSPQHVTYGSFNLQHYSTSSYPSITRAQYDYSDHQGGANSYYSHASQGSGLYSTFSYMSPSQRPMYTPIADTTGVPSVPQTHSPQHWEQQPIYTQLSRP comes from the exons ATGAATCTCCTCGACCCTTACCTGAAGATGACAGAAGAACAGGAGAAGTGTCACTCCGACGCTCCCAGCCCCAGCATGTCCGAGGACTCCGTTGGCTCTCCGTGTCCGTCCGGCGGATCCGGCTCCGGCTCGGACACCGAGAACACCAGACCGTCCAACAACAACCACCTCCTCCTGGATGCAGAATACAAGAAGGAAGGAGACGAGGAGAAATTCCCGGTGTGCATCCGAGACGCGGTGTCTCAGGTGCTGAAGGGATACGACTGGACTCTGGTGCCAATGCCGGTGCGCGTAAACGGCTCCAGTAAAAGCAAACCTCACGTCAAGAGACCGATGAACGCGTTCATGGTGTGGGCTCAGGCTGCACGGAGGAAGCTGGCCGATCAATACCCGCATCTGCACAACGCGGAACTCAGCAAAACCCTCGGCAAACTGTGGAG ATTGCTCAATGAGGGAGAGAAGCGTCCGTTCGTGGAGGAAGCTGAGCGCCTGAGGGTGCAGCACAAGAAGGACCACCCCGACTACAAGTACCAGCCACGCCGGAGAAAGTCTGTCAAGAACGGACAAAACGACCCAGAGGACGGAGAGCAAACCCACATCTCTCCTACTGCCATCTTCAAGGCGCTGCAGCAGGCCGATTCTCCTGCGTCCAGTCTGGGCGAGGTGCATTCTCCAGGAGAACACTCAG GTCAGTCCCAGGGCCCGCCAACGCCCCCAACAACCCCCAAGACAGACCTCCCCTCCAGCAAACCTGACCTGAAGCGCGAGGGGCGCCCCATGCAGGAGGGCACCAGCCGCCAGCTCGGCGGCATCGACTTTGGAGCCGTGGACATCGGCGAGCTGAGCAGCGAGGTCATCTCCAACATGGGGAGCTTCGACGTCGATGAGTTCGACCAGTACCTGCCGCCTCACAGCCACGCCGGGTTGACCGGAGCGGGCCAAGCCGGCTACACCAGCAGCTACGGCATCAACGGCTCTTCGGTCAGTCAGGCGGCCAACGTTGGGGCCCACGCCTGGATgtccaagcagcagcagcactctcTGACCAGcctgggtggaggaggaggaggaggaggaggagagcaaggCCAGCAAGGTCAACAGAGAACCACCCAGATCAAGACAGAGCAGCTGAGCCCGAGTCACTACAACGAGCAGCAGGGCTCCCCGCAGCACGTCACCTACGGGTCCTTCAACCTGCAGCACTACAGCACCTCCTCGTACCCGTCCATCACAAGAGCACAGTATGACTATTCAGACCACCAAGGTGGCGCCAACTCCTACTACAGCCACGCCAGCCAAGGCTCCGGCCTGTACTCCACCTTCAGCTACATGAGCCCCAGCCAGAGGCCCATGTACACCCCGATCGCCGACACCACCGGGGTGCCCTCGGTGCCCCAGACCCACAGTCCGCAGcactgggagcagcagcccattTACACGCAGCTCTCCAGGCCATGA